Proteins from a single region of Haloarchaeobius amylolyticus:
- a CDS encoding universal stress protein, whose amino-acid sequence MTTLLVGTDQEATSHRLCDYLEDRIETVETLHVVNSLKGGNDDAKVAAGQAALDVFTDRFGDRIAVETHQYTRGNDATADLLTAAREFDVAEVVLGIDQKRTQVNKLIFGSVAQAVLLQTDRPVVGVPLPPED is encoded by the coding sequence ATGACAACCCTACTCGTCGGCACCGACCAGGAGGCGACGAGTCACCGGCTCTGTGACTACCTCGAGGACCGCATCGAGACGGTCGAGACGCTGCACGTCGTCAACTCACTCAAGGGTGGCAACGACGACGCGAAGGTCGCGGCGGGGCAGGCCGCCCTCGACGTGTTCACCGACCGCTTCGGTGACCGGATCGCGGTCGAGACCCACCAGTACACCCGGGGCAACGACGCCACGGCCGACCTGCTGACGGCGGCCCGCGAGTTCGACGTGGCCGAGGTGGTCCTCGGCATCGACCAGAAGCGCACGCAGGTGAACAAGCTCATCTTCGGGAGCGTCGCCCAGGCCGTCCTGTTGCAGACGGACCGGCCGGTCGTCGGCGTCCCGCTCCCGCCGGAGGACTGA
- a CDS encoding acyl-CoA synthetase — protein sequence MPVDGHNLSDYEARRENFSWDDIYAEADWDAPERLNIAHEVCDRHAEDRSRVALYYVGTDGESETLSFWELRDRSNQFANVLDDLVDQGDRVFSYMPRVPEHYIALVGTLKTGAVWGSVNERFGPDGISYRLDDCDAKVVVTTAENRDTIDRALEDAPSVEHVIVLSEDGRGIRQGDISFRAAVEEASREYEPAETGGEDDALLYYTSGTTGLAKGVQHRHRWVAGVAATQRFAVDLQPDDLYWSTGDLGWLTGPINTLGAWFWGASLFTYEGEFDPETWAELLDEYPISVLFSVPTAYRMLRANEEVLDGTSLDLRHALSIGEPLSGGVVEWAEDRLGVTVHDTYGQTETGNMIINNYPTMEVKPGSMGRPLPGIEAAVVDPETGEELEPGETGEIAQRGDYPCFFAGYWQKPEQTEDCFVNDWYLSGDLAHVDEDGYFWFEGRADDVILSSGYRIGPFEVESSLGEHPAVAEAAVVPKPHEERGNIVKAYVVLTDEYDGSEALASELQDHVKEELSAHEYPREIEFVDELPKTVTGKIRRTELRDRTEDPTA from the coding sequence ATGCCTGTCGATGGCCACAACCTCTCGGACTACGAGGCACGGCGCGAGAACTTCTCCTGGGACGATATCTACGCGGAGGCCGACTGGGACGCCCCGGAACGACTGAACATCGCCCACGAGGTCTGCGACCGCCACGCCGAGGACCGGTCGCGGGTCGCGCTCTACTACGTGGGAACCGACGGGGAGTCGGAGACCCTGTCGTTCTGGGAGCTCCGGGACCGCTCGAACCAGTTCGCGAACGTCCTCGACGACCTCGTGGACCAGGGCGACCGCGTCTTCTCGTACATGCCGCGGGTGCCAGAGCACTACATCGCGCTCGTCGGGACACTCAAGACCGGCGCGGTGTGGGGGTCGGTGAACGAGCGCTTCGGGCCCGACGGCATCTCCTACCGGCTCGACGACTGCGACGCGAAGGTGGTCGTCACGACCGCCGAGAACCGCGACACCATCGACCGGGCCCTCGAAGACGCGCCCTCGGTCGAGCACGTCATCGTCCTCTCCGAGGACGGCCGGGGCATCCGGCAGGGCGACATCAGTTTCCGCGCCGCCGTCGAGGAGGCGAGCCGGGAGTACGAGCCCGCAGAGACCGGGGGCGAGGACGACGCCCTGCTCTACTACACCAGCGGGACGACCGGGCTCGCGAAGGGCGTCCAGCACAGGCACCGGTGGGTCGCCGGCGTCGCCGCCACCCAGCGGTTCGCGGTCGACCTCCAGCCCGACGACCTCTACTGGTCGACCGGTGACCTGGGCTGGCTCACCGGGCCCATCAACACCCTCGGCGCGTGGTTCTGGGGTGCGAGCCTGTTCACCTACGAGGGCGAGTTCGACCCCGAGACGTGGGCCGAGTTGCTCGACGAGTACCCCATCTCGGTGCTGTTCTCGGTCCCGACCGCCTACCGGATGCTCCGGGCCAACGAGGAGGTGCTGGACGGGACCTCGCTGGACCTGCGCCACGCGCTCTCCATCGGGGAACCGCTTTCGGGTGGGGTCGTGGAGTGGGCCGAGGACCGCCTCGGCGTGACCGTCCACGACACCTACGGCCAGACCGAGACGGGCAACATGATCATCAACAACTACCCGACGATGGAGGTCAAGCCCGGCAGCATGGGCCGGCCCCTGCCCGGCATCGAGGCCGCGGTCGTGGACCCCGAGACGGGGGAGGAACTGGAACCGGGCGAGACCGGCGAGATCGCCCAGCGCGGGGACTACCCCTGCTTCTTCGCGGGCTACTGGCAGAAGCCCGAACAGACCGAGGACTGCTTCGTCAACGACTGGTACCTGTCGGGGGACCTCGCGCACGTCGACGAGGACGGCTACTTCTGGTTCGAGGGCCGCGCCGACGACGTCATCCTCTCCTCCGGCTACCGCATCGGCCCCTTCGAGGTCGAGTCCTCGCTGGGTGAACACCCCGCCGTCGCGGAGGCCGCGGTCGTCCCCAAGCCCCACGAGGAGCGCGGCAACATCGTGAAGGCCTACGTCGTCCTGACCGACGAGTACGATGGGTCCGAGGCGCTGGCCTCGGAACTGCAGGACCACGTCAAGGAGGAGCTCTCGGCCCACGAGTACCCGCGTGAGATCGAGTTCGTCGACGAACTGCCGAAGACGGTGACCGGGAAGATCCGCCGGACCGAGCTGCGGGACCGGACCGAGGACCCGACGGCCTGA
- a CDS encoding S8 family peptidase, with protein MTGMDTGGWSRRDLLKSAATGGVLAGLGAVVLDQMKRYIVGAREPDAATAAASVSDVRHERIELGGDSPLTLVVGAYSDASSQSLRAREDVAFVQRDRKLTLYSAPDGGASDRTAGNQVLPWGIDRVDADVAHAEGATGEDVDVGIIDGGIDPTHPDLEANIADPSVEGNHRAWVDCRGDGCDHPWADDGDHGTHVAGTVAAGDGDSGVVGVAPDATLHALKVCGGGGGCRTSDIVGAIRHAADEGWDVVNLSLGSPRESPALQAAGEYAREKGVVLVAAAGNRGQPDSVGYPAAYEEFVAVSATTIDDDIASFSSTGPEVDIAAPGKSICSPVRDGHRTLDGTSMAAPHVTGAVAQLVAAGYSPEEVRDRLTGTAEDLGRSGDEQGAGLLDVAASLDYDSGDDGTGDGTSCPAGE; from the coding sequence ATGACCGGGATGGACACCGGCGGCTGGTCCCGCCGCGACCTGCTGAAGAGCGCCGCGACCGGCGGCGTCCTCGCCGGCCTCGGGGCCGTCGTGCTCGACCAGATGAAGCGGTACATCGTCGGGGCGCGCGAGCCGGACGCCGCGACCGCCGCGGCCTCCGTCTCCGACGTGCGCCACGAACGCATCGAACTCGGCGGCGACTCCCCACTGACGCTCGTCGTGGGCGCCTACTCCGACGCGAGCAGCCAGTCCCTGCGCGCTCGCGAGGACGTGGCCTTCGTCCAGCGCGACCGGAAACTGACGCTGTACTCCGCCCCTGACGGGGGCGCCAGCGACCGCACCGCAGGTAATCAGGTCCTCCCGTGGGGCATCGACCGCGTCGACGCCGACGTGGCCCACGCCGAGGGCGCGACGGGCGAGGACGTCGACGTCGGCATCATCGACGGCGGCATCGACCCGACCCACCCCGACCTCGAGGCGAACATCGCGGACCCGTCGGTCGAGGGGAACCACCGGGCGTGGGTCGACTGCCGGGGCGACGGCTGTGACCACCCCTGGGCGGACGACGGCGACCACGGCACCCACGTCGCGGGGACCGTCGCCGCCGGGGACGGCGACAGTGGCGTCGTCGGGGTCGCCCCCGACGCGACCCTGCACGCGCTGAAGGTCTGCGGGGGCGGTGGCGGCTGTCGCACCTCGGACATCGTCGGGGCCATCCGCCACGCCGCCGACGAGGGCTGGGACGTGGTGAACCTGAGCCTCGGCTCCCCGCGGGAGTCGCCGGCGCTCCAGGCCGCCGGCGAGTACGCCCGCGAGAAGGGCGTCGTGCTGGTCGCGGCGGCCGGCAACCGCGGGCAGCCCGACTCGGTGGGCTACCCCGCGGCCTACGAGGAGTTCGTCGCCGTCTCCGCGACGACCATCGACGACGACATCGCCTCGTTCTCCTCGACCGGCCCGGAGGTCGACATCGCGGCCCCCGGCAAGAGCATCTGTTCGCCCGTCAGGGACGGCCACCGGACCCTCGACGGGACCTCGATGGCGGCCCCGCACGTGACCGGCGCGGTCGCCCAGCTGGTGGCCGCCGGATACTCCCCCGAGGAGGTCCGGGACCGGCTGACGGGGACCGCCGAGGACCTCGGCAGGTCCGGCGACGAGCAGGGCGCCGGGCTGCTCGACGTGGCGGCCTCGCTGGACTACGACTCCGGCGACGACGGCACCGGCGACGGGACGAGCTGTCCCGCCGGCGAGTGA
- a CDS encoding pyridoxal phosphate-dependent aminotransferase, whose product MKVSDRVSSVPPSGIRKFFELAEERDDVISLGVGEPDFSAPWAARDAAIDALERGKTSYTANRGKRELREEIARHVADRYDQHYDPDEEILVTTGVSEGVDVALRALVDPGDTVAVVEPAYISYVPGVIFAGGEPLRIQTKEEDEFKLTREALASAGAADADLLMLCYPNNPTGAVMTKADLEPIAEFAREHDLTVISDEIYADLQYENDHTSIATLDGMRERTVVFNGFSKAYAMTGLRLGYAMAPPEAIAAMNRIHQYVMLSAPTTAQHAALEALRSCDDEVEYMLSQYDRRRRFVLSRFEEMGIDCFRARGAFYVFPEVPDGYTSEGFAEALLKEQGVAAVPGSAFGESGEGHLRVSYATGLDDLREAMDRIEAFIQ is encoded by the coding sequence ATGAAGGTCTCAGACAGGGTGTCCTCGGTCCCACCGTCGGGTATCCGCAAGTTCTTCGAACTCGCCGAGGAGCGCGACGACGTCATCTCGCTGGGTGTCGGTGAGCCCGACTTCTCCGCGCCGTGGGCGGCCCGCGACGCGGCCATCGACGCCCTCGAACGCGGGAAGACCAGCTACACCGCCAACCGGGGCAAGCGCGAGCTGCGCGAGGAGATAGCCCGCCACGTCGCCGACCGGTACGACCAGCACTACGACCCCGACGAGGAGATACTCGTCACGACCGGGGTCAGCGAGGGCGTCGACGTGGCCCTCCGCGCGCTGGTCGACCCCGGTGACACCGTGGCCGTCGTCGAACCGGCGTACATCTCCTACGTCCCCGGCGTCATCTTCGCCGGCGGGGAACCCCTTCGCATCCAGACGAAGGAGGAAGACGAGTTCAAGTTGACCCGCGAGGCACTGGCATCGGCCGGCGCCGCCGACGCGGACCTGCTGATGCTCTGTTACCCGAACAACCCGACCGGGGCCGTGATGACGAAGGCCGACCTCGAACCCATCGCCGAGTTCGCCCGCGAGCACGACCTGACGGTCATCTCCGACGAGATCTACGCCGACCTCCAGTACGAGAACGACCACACCTCCATCGCCACCCTCGACGGGATGCGCGAGCGCACCGTCGTCTTCAACGGCTTCTCGAAGGCCTACGCGATGACTGGCCTGCGCCTCGGCTACGCGATGGCCCCGCCGGAGGCCATCGCCGCGATGAACCGCATCCACCAGTACGTCATGCTGTCCGCACCGACGACCGCCCAGCACGCCGCACTGGAGGCGCTGCGGAGCTGTGACGACGAGGTCGAGTACATGCTGAGCCAGTACGACCGCCGCCGGCGGTTCGTCCTCTCCCGGTTCGAGGAGATGGGCATCGACTGCTTCCGGGCGCGTGGCGCCTTCTACGTCTTCCCGGAGGTGCCCGACGGCTACACCTCCGAGGGCTTCGCCGAGGCACTGCTGAAGGAACAGGGCGTCGCGGCGGTCCCGGGTAGCGCCTTCGGGGAGAGCGGCGAGGGGCACCTGCGCGTCTCCTACGCGACCGGCCTCGACGACCTGCGCGAGGCGATGGACCGCATCGAGGCGTTCATCCAGTAG
- a CDS encoding DUF6159 family protein, with protein sequence MGFFQRLSLGWRLAMDSLGVLRRDPELAVFPLVGGLAGAVYLALLLGGAALVVGTDPGILAWVVLFVLYLGSTFIASFFTAGLMHEARASMEGREPSLAGGLRAAWRNAGTIFAWASIAATVGVLLQVIRSDEGVLGDILAGILSVGWSILTYFVVPVIVFEDVSVTEAIRRSGDTFKRTWGETAGAHFGVGLVSILFTLVGLGLAAGVFVLVGGSPVGFLGAVAFAVLVVLVTVLFGQTLTGIAKTALYVFATEGREPEGFENVDFAHARAR encoded by the coding sequence ATGGGATTCTTCCAGCGTCTGAGCCTTGGCTGGCGCCTCGCCATGGACAGCCTCGGCGTCCTCCGCCGTGACCCCGAACTCGCGGTGTTCCCCCTCGTCGGGGGCCTCGCGGGTGCGGTGTACCTCGCGCTGCTCCTCGGCGGGGCGGCGCTCGTCGTCGGCACCGACCCCGGCATCCTCGCCTGGGTCGTGCTGTTCGTCCTCTACCTCGGGTCGACGTTCATCGCCTCGTTCTTCACCGCCGGGCTGATGCACGAGGCCCGGGCGTCGATGGAGGGTCGCGAACCCTCGCTCGCGGGCGGCCTCCGGGCCGCCTGGCGCAACGCCGGCACCATCTTCGCGTGGGCGTCCATCGCCGCGACCGTGGGCGTCCTCCTGCAGGTCATCCGCAGCGACGAGGGCGTCCTCGGCGACATCCTCGCGGGCATCCTCAGCGTCGGCTGGAGCATCCTGACGTACTTCGTCGTCCCCGTCATCGTCTTCGAGGACGTGTCTGTCACCGAGGCCATCCGGCGCAGCGGTGACACCTTCAAGCGCACCTGGGGCGAGACCGCGGGGGCGCACTTCGGCGTCGGCCTCGTGAGCATCCTGTTCACGCTGGTCGGCCTCGGGCTGGCCGCCGGCGTGTTCGTCCTCGTCGGCGGGTCGCCGGTCGGCTTCCTCGGCGCGGTCGCGTTCGCCGTACTGGTCGTCCTCGTGACGGTCCTGTTCGGCCAGACCCTCACCGGCATCGCCAAGACCGCCCTCTACGTGTTCGCGACCGAGGGCCGCGAGCCCGAGGGCTTCGAGAACGTCGACTTCGCCCACGCCCGGGCCCGGTAG
- a CDS encoding Lrp/AsnC family transcriptional regulator, whose amino-acid sequence MSARDDLLDLLLENARHTTADLARMTDMTEEEVAAAIADLEDEGVVRGYQAIVDWDETDREVVRATVELNVTLDRETSYQDIAERIARFPQVKTLRLVSGDYDFLMEVEDESMHDVSIFISEKVAPVPEVTQTVTHYVMTTYKDRGVTFGDGDDDDRLSVSP is encoded by the coding sequence ATGAGCGCACGGGACGACCTGCTCGACCTGCTGCTGGAGAACGCCCGTCACACGACGGCGGACCTCGCCCGGATGACCGACATGACCGAGGAAGAGGTAGCAGCGGCGATCGCAGACCTCGAGGACGAGGGCGTCGTCCGTGGCTACCAGGCCATCGTCGACTGGGACGAGACGGACCGCGAGGTCGTCCGCGCGACGGTCGAGCTCAACGTCACCCTCGACCGCGAGACGAGCTACCAGGACATCGCAGAGCGCATCGCGCGCTTCCCGCAGGTGAAGACCCTGCGCCTGGTCAGCGGCGACTACGACTTCCTGATGGAGGTCGAGGACGAGTCGATGCACGACGTCTCCATCTTCATCTCGGAGAAGGTCGCACCCGTGCCCGAGGTCACCCAGACGGTCACCCACTACGTCATGACGACGTACAAGGACCGTGGGGTCACGTTCGGTGACGGCGACGACGACGACCGCCTCTCCGTCTCACCGTGA
- a CDS encoding thioredoxin family protein, producing MVLLESDTEMQKGDAAPAFELPGVDGETYSLDDFSDYEGLLVVFTCNHCPYAQAKFDLLNDLAAEYDEVAVVGINPNDAEEYPDDSFEAMQEWTEEGRIQYDAYLRDESQEVARAYGAVCTPDPFLFEREDGEFRLVYQGRLDDAMNPDAEPTRFHIREAIDAMLAGEAVDLEWQPSQGCSIKWTDE from the coding sequence ATGGTTCTGCTCGAATCCGACACCGAGATGCAGAAGGGCGACGCCGCACCCGCGTTCGAGCTCCCCGGCGTCGACGGCGAGACGTACTCCCTCGACGACTTCAGCGACTACGAGGGCCTGCTGGTCGTGTTCACGTGCAACCACTGTCCGTACGCCCAGGCCAAGTTCGACCTGCTGAACGACCTGGCCGCGGAGTACGACGAGGTGGCCGTCGTCGGCATCAACCCGAACGATGCCGAGGAATACCCCGACGACTCCTTCGAGGCCATGCAGGAGTGGACCGAGGAGGGCCGCATCCAGTACGACGCCTACCTCCGCGACGAGAGCCAGGAGGTCGCCCGGGCCTACGGCGCGGTCTGCACGCCCGACCCGTTCCTCTTCGAGCGCGAGGACGGCGAGTTCAGACTGGTCTACCAGGGTCGCCTCGACGACGCGATGAACCCCGACGCCGAGCCGACGCGCTTCCACATCCGGGAGGCCATCGACGCCATGCTGGCCGGCGAGGCGGTCGACCTTGAGTGGCAGCCGTCGCAGGGTTGCTCCATCAAGTGGACGGACGAGTAG
- a CDS encoding DUF6789 family protein yields MAATNNGSETVPAPVAAIAGGLAGVTVMSVLFVVFEVQTRTQMELFQVVARFAGVPGRVYVGFALFVVAGTVAWPLLFVALETYVPLELDPAAAGMGFATVLWLAFVVTGRGSLTGAILLVYAVSTLIAHLAYGFTLGAVYAHLTGIRHTHSSTPT; encoded by the coding sequence ATGGCGGCCACCAACAACGGGTCGGAGACGGTGCCGGCGCCGGTCGCGGCCATCGCGGGCGGGCTGGCCGGCGTCACCGTGATGTCGGTCCTGTTCGTCGTCTTCGAGGTCCAGACACGGACGCAGATGGAGCTGTTCCAGGTCGTCGCCCGGTTCGCGGGCGTCCCCGGCCGGGTGTACGTCGGGTTCGCGCTGTTCGTGGTCGCGGGGACGGTCGCGTGGCCGCTCCTGTTCGTCGCGCTGGAGACCTACGTCCCGCTGGAGCTCGACCCCGCGGCGGCCGGGATGGGCTTTGCCACCGTCCTCTGGCTCGCCTTCGTCGTCACCGGCCGCGGGTCGCTCACGGGCGCCATCCTGCTCGTGTACGCGGTGTCGACGCTCATCGCCCACCTCGCCTACGGCTTCACCCTCGGAGCCGTCTACGCCCACCTCACGGGAATCAGACACACCCACTCGTCGACGCCGACCTGA